From the Diceros bicornis minor isolate mBicDic1 chromosome 19, mDicBic1.mat.cur, whole genome shotgun sequence genome, one window contains:
- the DEFB126 gene encoding beta-defensin 126: MKSLLLTLALFMLLVQLVSGNWYVRKCGNKIGNCRKKCRSGEVEIDPPTGMCSKEKMCCILSGKELNPAICGENAKATHAPGASGVGTSPAVSGEGTLEASTTGAEH, encoded by the exons ATGAAGTCCCTATTGCTCACTCTTGCACTCTTTATGCTCCTGGTCCAGTTGGTCTCAG GTAATTGGTATGTGAGAAAGTGTGGAAACAAAATTGGAAATTGCAGGAAGAAGTGCAGAAGTGGAGAGGTGGAGATAGATCCTCCTACTGGGATGTGCAGCAAAGAAAAAATGTGCTGTATTCTGTCTGGCAAAGAGCTTAATCCTGCTATCTGTGGTGAAAACGCAAAGGCCACACATGCACCAGGAGCTTCAGGAGTAGGGACTTCACCAGCAGTGTCAGGAGAAGGGACTCTGGAAGCAAGTACTACTGGTGCTGAACATTAG